A portion of the Mauremys reevesii isolate NIE-2019 linkage group 18, ASM1616193v1, whole genome shotgun sequence genome contains these proteins:
- the MN1 gene encoding LOW QUALITY PROTEIN: transcriptional activator MN1 (The sequence of the model RefSeq protein was modified relative to this genomic sequence to represent the inferred CDS: inserted 4 bases in 3 codons): protein MFGLEQFEPQMSSRNAGQGERNFSQAGLTMSSHFKAPAFHSGGPADPAISALAEPPILGMNMSMAGEAYGFHARGHSELHAGAMQAQPVHGFFGNQQPHHGHPTTHHPHQHHPHFSGNFGSEPSASCLHGGRLMSYNNMGSQQAFAEGYEHMAENQGGEGFGQQRSGNMPDFQHHNSSASNHAVPAPCLPLDQSPNRAASFHALPASSSSDSHSLEQRRLPNQGGVDSLEYNYPSDGPSGHFDLPVFSPSESDGQLPHYGAGRQVPGGGSFPGTSVLPRAPGIAGMSKVHPQQQHGVFFERFGGARKMSVGMEPGVNARHPLMQQQQQQTGLLARQNSCPPAIPRQQQTEANTPNPNLQDNGPIMQNQHAQFEYPIHRLENRNMHPYTDPVFNMQHPPPQQQPNQRLQHFDAPYMNVAKRPRFDFPSNPAVDRCASWNNNLHNAGMENHLSPSAYPGLPGEFTPPGPESFAPGPPLQHAGPEHQALQQRQNAALMIKQMASRNQQQRLRQPSLQQLGHHGDVGPSSLVHAGPVGNMPQPGFERESGGRGPNFEPQAPHLAQDSGWFPGPHPHPPGELLPPPPRRMGGPAEPGPHELSLPQNGSGLLFRPPVGGLGLAGEGHVPALHSPGVHAQFGAGLAPLQSPGGGVGLPSAPAERRPQPDFAAPPLGGQAGFAFGASGRAAPPHSASASPGAFPPAPPEFPPAPRAAASKLGALSLGSFAKPAKENVFGQSCLAALSTACQNMIASLGAPNLHVTFAKKSPPEGKRKLGPPEPDGGPAPGPDFFPGAAAAKAARPXRAETSLSPGYAPEAPGGEGKAAAAAAGGRGXGRRKRDSGHVSPGGFFDKFPPAEGGGGGGAGSPGPPDKPLTSPSWAKGGELLLAEQPDLMASLDSGIQSASKSDGGSPRGDFPDEXQPAYGHEDEVSSSSDSALAKPTRSPLLGGSPKLPRAEHALLGAQKPLALGLLGAAAAAPDGYGLGGGGGGAHPGTPGLEQVRTPTSTSAQDEIHPLEILQAQIQLQRQQFSISEDQPLGLKSKKAECPGQNGEGELNSCCSDNVKGAMSTIDLDSLMAEHNSTWYMPSEKSLMEGQEEDKPMAPWEKSKPQNPSKEAHDLPQNKTSAAAQTGSHLQCLSVHCTDDMGESKGRTAVPTWRSLHSDISNRFGTFVAALT from the exons ATGTTTGGGCTGGAGCAGTTTGAGCCGCAGATGAGCAGCAGAAACGCCGGACAAGGAGAGAGAAACTTTAGCCAGGCCGGACTGACCATGAGCTCCCACTTCAAAGCGCCAGCTTTCCACTCTGGGGGCCCCGCGGACCCGGCCATCAGCGCCCTGGCCGAGCCTCCCATCCTGGGCATGAACATGAGCATGGCTGGGGAAGCGTACGGCTTCCATGCCCGGGGACACTCGGAGCTGCATGCAGGGGCGATGCAGGCTCAGCCGGTTCATGGCTTTTTCGGCAACCAGCAGCCTCACCACGGTCATCCCACCACCCACCACCCGCACCAGCATCACCCGCACTTCAGCGGCAACTTTGGGTCCgagcccagcgcctcctgcttgCACGGAGGGCGGCTGATGAGCTACAACAACATGGGCAGCCAGCAAGCGTTTGCGGAGGGATATGAACATATGGCCGAGAACCAAGGAGGCGAAGGCTTTGGACAGCAAAGGTCAGGTAACATGCCCGATTTCCAGCACCACAACTCCAGCGCCTCTAACCACGCCGTGCCAGCACCCTGCCTCCCACTGGATCAGTCCCCCAACCGGGCTGCCTCCTTCCATGCGCTTCCAGCCTCCAGCTCCTCGgattcccacagcctggagcagaGGAGGCTTCCCAACCAGGGAGGCGTCGATTCTTTGGAATACAATTACCCCAGCGATGGCCCTTCAGGACACTTTGATCTGCCAGTGTTTTCTCCTTCCGAGTCAGACGGGCAGCTTCCTCACTATGGTGCTGGCAGACAAGTTCCTGGGGGCGGCAGTTTCCCTGGCACATCTGTTttgcccagagcaccaggcatAGCGGGGATGTCCAAAGTTCACCCGCAGCAGCAGCATGGTGTGTTCTTTGAAAGGTTTGGAGGTGCTCGTAAGATGTCTGTGGGCATGGAGCCTGGCGTTAACGCCAGACACCCTTTaatgcaacagcagcagcagcagacaggtTTACTGGCCAGACAAAACTCCTGTCCGCCAGCAATTCCTAGGCAACAGCAAACAGAAGCCAATACTCCCAACCCCAACTTGCAGGACAATGGGCCAATAATGCAGAACCAGCATGCACAGTTTGAATACCCTATTCATAGACTGgagaataggaatatgcatccaTATACTGATCCCGTGTTTAATATGCAGCACCCTCCTCCGCAGCAGCAACCAAATCAAAGACTGCAACATTTCGATGCCCCCTACATGAATGTGGCCAAGAGGCCTCGGTTTGACTTCCCCAGTAACCCCGCTGTCGATAGGTGCGCGTCCTGGAATAACAATCTGCATAACGCGGGCATGGAAAACCATCTATCGCCTTCCGCCTACCCCGGCCTGCCGGGCGAGTTCACGCCCCCGGGGCCGGAGAGCTTTGCCCCGGGGCCGCCGCTCCAGCACGCGGGCCCCGAGCACCAGGCCCTGCAGCAGCGCCAGAACGCCGCCCTGATGATCAAGCAGATGGCGTCCCGGAACCAGCAGCAGAGACTCCGCCAGcccagcctgcagcagctggggcacCACGGCGACGTCGGCCCGAGCAGCCTGGTGCACGCGGGCCCGGTCGGCAACATGCCGCAGCCCGGCTTCGAGCGCGAGAGCGGCGGCCGGGGGCCCAACTTCGAGCCGCAGGCCCCGCACCTGGCCCAGGACAGCGGCTGGTTCCCCGGCCCGCACCCGCACCCGCCGGGggagctgctgccgccgccgccgcggcgCATGGGCGGCCCCGCCGAGCCCGGCCCGCACGAGCTCAGCCTGCCGCAGAACGGCTCCGGCCTGCTCTTCCGGCCGCCCGtgggcgggctggggctggcgggggaAGGACACGTGCCGGCCCTGCACTCCCCGGGCGTCCACGCCCAGTTCGGCGCCGGCCTGGCCCCGCTGCAGTCCCCGGGCGGCGGCGTGGGGCTGCCCAGCGCGCCCGCCGAGCGCCGGCCGCAGCCCGACTTCGCCGCGCCCCCGCTGGGCGGGCAGGCGGGCTTCGCCTTCGGCGCCTCAGGCCGGGCGGCCCCGCCGCACAGCGCCAGCGCCTCGCCCGGCGCCTTCCCGCCCGCGCCGCCCGAGTTCCCGCCCGCGCCGCGCGCCGCGGCCAGCAAGCTGGGCGCGCTGTCGCTGGGCTCCTTCGCCAAGCCGGCCAAGGAGAACGTGTTcgggcagagctgcctggccgcgctctCCACCGCCTGCCAGAACATGATCGCCAGCCTGGGCGCGCCCAACCTGCACGTCACCTTCGCCAAGAAGAGCCCGCCCGAGGGCAAGCGCAAGCTGGGCCCGCCCGAGCCCGACGGcggcccggcccccggcccgGACTTCTTCCCCGGCGCGGCGGCCGCCAAGGCCGCCCGCCC GCGCGCCGAGACCAGCCTCTCGCCCGGCTACGCGCCCGAGGCCCCGGGCGGCGAGGGcaaggcggcggcggcggcggctggcgGCCGAG CGGGCCGGCGGAAGCGGGACAGCGGCCACGTCAGCCCGGGCGGCTTCTTCGACAAGTTCCCGCCGGCcgagggcggcggcggcggcggcgcgggcAGCCCGGGCCCGCCCGACAAGCCGCTGACCTCGCCCTCCTGGGCCAAGGGCGGCGAGCTGCTGCTGGCCGAGCAGCCCGACCTCATGGCCTCGCTGGACAGCGGCATCCAGAGCGCCAGCAAGTCGGACGGCGGCTCCCCGCGCGGGGACTTCCCCGACG CCCAGCCCGCCTACGGCCACGAGGACGAGGTGTCCTCCAGCTCCGACAGCGCCCTGGCCAAGCCCACGCGCAGCCCGCTGCTGGGCGGCTCCCCCAAGCTGCCGCGGGCCGAGCACGCGCTGCTCGGCGCCCAGAAGCCGCTGGCCCTGGGCCTGCTGGGCGCCGCGGCCGCGGCCCCGGACGGCTACGGGctgggcggcggcggcgggggcgcCCACCCGGGCACCCCGGGCCTGGAGCAGGTGCGCACCCCCACCAGCACGTCGGCCCAGGACGAGATCCACCCGCTGGAGATCCTGCAGGCGCAGATCCAGCTCCAGCGGCAGCAGTTCAGCATCTCCGAAGACCAGCCGCTGGGCCTGAAGAGCAAAAAGGCCGAGTGCCCCGGCCAGAACGGGGAGGGCGAGTTGAACAGTTGTTGCTCGGATAACGTCAAAGGTGCCATGAGCACGATAGACCTTGACTCTCTGATGGCAGAGCATAACTCTACCTGGTACATGCCTAGCGAGAAGTCCTTGATGGAGGGACAAGAGGAGGACAAACCTATGGCACCGTGGGAGAAGTCAAAGCCTCAGAATCCCAGCAAAGAAG